A DNA window from Trypanosoma brucei brucei TREU927 chromosome 11 chr11_scaffold01 genomic scaffold, whole genome shotgun sequence contains the following coding sequences:
- a CDS encoding kinesin, putative: MERQLRELLEQGGLSHTIQGFVDGGVLTLQQLKQLTMQDYQSVGVIVMTDRRKLFELIQYMKREQANPPSVLNTSDAPRVPEHTPQAVTGARNTTPNCRNATPSSAQRKAENENARMNESRQLSGAGGRRDPLHVIDDMELSAMKMTPNSRPLSRVARASPTAATRKPGESGTTKRKASRITVVVRKRPLSTSEINDGLYDILATDPDNLQAIALLEPKQKVDLTKYIEKHRFTYDLVLDDKYSNRDVYEKACKPLIETVFEGGCATCFAYGQTGSGKTYTMLGKGDQEGIYLMAARDLYARLESGMSIMVSFFEIYGGKLFDLLNEREKLACREDSRGVINVCGLTEHRVEDTGHLMRVIDYGNSIRAAGSTGMNADSSRSHAILHITVLNSKNRFFGRFTFIDLAGSERGADTLDSDRTTRLEGAEINKSLLALKECIRALDQNHRHIPFRGSKLTAVLRDCFTGNSRTVMIGNVSPASGSCEHTLNTLRYADRVKELKKDKSSRIAAEEIMIGQMPSEEIETLGLSSNFAQRRAREKKAGTRSSSHLSQREPGTPNAKSHSSYGSGYRLKGQHSRVSMSCKEEDYPNFSDSIRSGKVPSSGGTKSFNRVTPKHSRVGSEISIRDASPYEMTSFASGDSLDEEEDNTILGHRRHIDAMMELLKQEMTELNGVEMPGASIEVYCKNVESILNRQAKSISSVRNMIRQLLNRLESRQRR; the protein is encoded by the coding sequence atggagcGACAGCTTCGCGAACTCCTTGAGCAAGGAGGTTTGTCGCACACAATTCAGGGGTTTGTCGATGGTGGTGTTCTTACCCTTCAGCAGCTTAAACAGCTCACCATGCAAGACTATCAATCTGTTGGTGTCATTGTCATGACTGACCGCCGAAAACTATTTGAGCTGATTCAATATATGAAGAGAGAGCAGGCGAACCCCCCCTCCGTATTGAACACCTCGGACGCGCCACGTGTACCCGAGCACACACCTCAGGCCGTAACTGGTGCGCGAAACACAACGCCGAATTGCCGTAATGCGACACCCTCCAGCGCGCAACGCAAGGCGGAAAATGAGAACGCTCGCATGAATGAAAGCAGGCAACTGTCAGGGGCGGGAGGGCGACGCGATCCACTTCATGTGATTGACGATATGGAACTCTCAGCCATGAAAATGACCCCAAACTCACGGCCACTCAGCCGTGTAGCACGCGCCTCCCCAACAGCCGCCACCCGTAAGCCTGGGGAGAGTGGAACTACTAAAAGAAAGGCAAGTCGCATCACAGTGGTGGTCCGCAAACGTCCGCTTAGCACGTCTGAGATCAATGATGGCTTATACGATATCCTTGCCACGGACCCTGACAACCTGCAGGCAATTGCCCTACTTGAGCCCAAACAGAAAGTTGACCTCACGAAATATATTGAAAAACATCGTTTCACCTATGATTTGGTTCTTGACGACAAGTACAGCAACCGCGATGTGTACGAGAAGGCATGCAAACCCCTTATTGAAACAGTGTTTGAGGGTGGGTGTGCCACTTGCTTTGCGTATGGACAAACGGGAAGTGGCAAGACATATACAATGCTCGGGAAGGGGGACCAGGAAGGTATATATCTGATGGCTGCACGTGATCTGTATGCTCGACTGGAAAGTGGGATGAGTATCATGGTTTCATTCTTCGAGATATATGGAGGAAAGTTGTTTGACCTGCTGAATGAGCGTGAGAAGCTTGCATGCCGTGAAGATAGTCGCGGTGTTATCAATGTTTGTGGCCTTACGGAACATCGTGTGGAGGATACGGGGCATCTCATGCGTGTAATCGACTACGGAAATTCCATTCGAGCGGCCGGCTCGACGGGCATGAATGCGGATTCCTCCAGGTCGCACGCTATCCTTCACATAACGGTTTTGAATTCAAAGAACCGGTTCTTCGGTAGGTTCACCTTCATCGACCTCGCTGGAAGCGAGCGGGGTGCAGATACACTTGATAGCGACAGAACCACGCGCCTCGAAGGTGCAGAAATCAATAAGTCACTTTTGGCACTGAAGGAATGTATTCGTGCGCTGGACCAGAATCATCGGCACATTCCTTTCCGTGGTTCAAAGCTTACAGCCGTGCTGAGGGACTGCTTCACGGGGAACAGTCGCACTGTGATGATAGGCAATGTTAGTCCTGCAAGCGGAAGCTGTGAACACACCCTTAACACACTACGCTACGCTGATCGTGTGAAGGAACTAAAGAAAGACAAGTCGTCCCGCATCGCCGCCGAGGAAATCATGATTGGCCAGATGCCAAGTGAAGAGATTGAAACACTTGGATTGAGCAGTAACTTTGCCCAAAGACGTGCCCGAGAAAAGAAGGCCGGCACCCGGTCCTCCAGTCATCTTTCACAACGGGAACCAGGCACGCCTAACGCAAAGTCTCACAGCAGCTACGGCAGCGGCTATCGGCTCAAAGGGCAACATTCTCGCGTGTCAATGAGCTGCAAAGAGGAAGACTACCCGAACTTCTCCGACAGCATTCGCTCCGGGAAAGTTCCAAGTAGTGGAGGGACGAAGAGCTTCAACAGGGTGACACCAAAACACAGTCGTGTTGGCAGCGAAATATCGATCCGCGACGCTAGCCCGTATGAGATGACTTCTTTTGCGAGCGGTGATTCCTTagacgaagaagaggataatACCATTCTGGGCCATCGCCGTCATATTGACGCAATGATGGAGTTATTGAAGCAAGAAATGACGGAATTGAATGGAGTAGAGATGCCTGGAGCCTCCATTGAGGTGTACTGCAAAAATGTTGAGAGCATTCTCAACCGTCAGGCGAAGAGTATTAGCAGTGTTAGAAATATGATAAGGCAGTTGCTAAACCGCCTGGAGTCTCGGCAACGCCGGTAA
- a CDS encoding mitochondrial DNA polymerase I protein D, putative: MLRRLFKPQLMVPWSRQPPTCCSSQIINIISRGLSQRGEPLGAAAPSSVSSVSVPPVASLHTPVMHSNAFAASEVKKLLAKAQYSLFTLGWNPGTDDYCIYCATTNELVRAKKDTLWKAIFWMEGRIGDDYIAGLLFPSDGTPALTEVAAMVREKCRRQVVVAPDTWGICYLTLKNQRDFVRGMELPASLEHAAFLLMRAMFNSSLIEPSVFDVTSGAYISASCADSVSAARDCLVSWWVLFNVHKKFGTSGSRKLIDPVEQIVRRVVKTVNVFVVDINVRVGKGTISEGFTMIVTIYDAQRRSQSVHMIRSLAEESAKRNTLNGLLFGEGTSAISLFVPTDRTKSSQLLAFARSCRPSCPFFVTEPSSLTPFFSGAPVTDGLSEQSDPRSTWALIRTNCFAQCPGRRLEEVLDRKLLQGFTAVANRLYSDRLHRVSPALMSAASSIPLREEPRVAWERVASLVEEERKNPVAHVNKSAFLNNVTITDAEVVFRLQQWHSTIYESPDRLEREREALEGLQRYLVVDLETTTVRRYKRVANPFTKENYVVLSGARDYRGQVFMPSRYYSRNVALRYDDLHVTSTHSLVKGSSKHSLFLPPLDDYDVLVGHNIKFDLLHMWRDVELRRFLKRGGKIWDTMYAEYLLTGHEVKLGHGAGLEEVAKSYGGQTPKLDAVKQAWSSGKDTCEIPYRTLTQYLHGDLENTELIFKKHIERALAQRQVVIILARMDGLLCTTEMEYNGLKTNVQLALSQSNELMCKVKELRRHLDNSIPKEISIDCRKYFNWASNQHLIAFFFGGKLKLSTNARESRLLPGEVFERHTLYARPEDYDKTEFPKGVFLRPPVYVVGPADCLMATGVSLDKGTKFFKMYFEAYVKQAGFRKSSSVTDSLRRAMVSVSRIDQEKCSNPDALVNLLPKRHLFLFAAFTPTSDGTISKLFLKNAITGESLTIAGDCANKVERLRAFMEGQVEAHTEMLVDADGDGSAPANNNAFADAHITILARDAPFSCARLLHSDEGISAYLSLHDGLNPQEDVGQRYVITLADTVSTLSYYRYMYGSDTEAAYADKTKVDESKLVVPMKALPRPCSSRGATSEAFKKKLVQEAAMKPEDWCNLYIDIFLHIGHAALCRESLETEAGSKKARKSKGKGGIRTPGDLPILLRERSAFIGYYNSLPDDERKKLALMTMLGRTCGTAFDAFAVMCSHDDIVEVNIGGRLNQYVPSQLDAEQVMRKFRSPTTRQLQVGEDSLTYFKKTHGDKTAETILELRAMEKLIGTYYENTDDGTGMVSLVHDDDSCIHHELIHNKTNTGRLASANPNCQNIPKEDKSPLREMFVSRYGEKGMCIEADYSQLEVVALAVLANDQQMLEDLRSNVDFHCKRVAMMRPDLQYTEILKKAKKDKEPEFVKLRQQAKIFSFQRQYGAGVKMISESTGLTQDQVRHLIEKERETYRGVDVFNSMVALSANKFDASLQNGSRNVRGHQIFKGMFPVITGSRYIFTESDVPEGLLRNKSLAVKSTNFSPTHLKNYPVQGFAGEIVQIMLGVLWRHFLRKDNYGGLAVLINTVHDCVWIDCHMDVLQDVVLETDGIMSSVRDVLNRLYPEMEVSVDFPCDVVAGENMGALRPVVIEETL; the protein is encoded by the coding sequence ATGCTGCGGCGGCTCTTCAAGCCGCAGCTGATGGTCCCTTGGTCGCGACAGCCTCCAACCTGCTGCTCCTCCCAAATAATCAATATTATTAGCCGTGGCCTTTCCCAGAGGGGGGAGCCGCTTGGTGCAGCAGCACCGTCAAGTGTGAGTTCCGTTTCCGTGCCTCCAGTGGCGTCTTTGCACACACCTGTCATGCACAGTAATGCATTTGCAGCCTCTGAGGTAAAAAAGCTACTTGCGAAGGCACAGTACTCGCTTTTCACGCTGGGGTGGAATCCAGGCACGGATGATTACTGTATTTACTGTGCCACAACAAATGAGCTTGTTCGAGCCAAGAAGGATACCCTCTGGAAAGCTATCTTCTGGATGGAGGGGCGCATTGGGGACGACTACATCGCAGGTCTTTTATTCCCCAGCGATGGGACCCCTGCACTCACGGAGGTGGCAGCTATGGTGAGAGAGAAGTGCCGCCGCCAAGTCGTTGTCGCTCCAGACACCTGGGGCATATGTTACCTGACACTTAAGAATCAACGGGACTTTGTGAGAGGGATGGAGCTCCCCGCCAGTCTTGAGCATGCCGCCTTCCTCCTTATGCGCGCGATGTTTAACTCCTCCCTGATCGAACCATCCGTGTTCGACGTCACTTCCGGTGCGTACATATCTGCTTCGTGCGCCGACTCTGTGAGTGCCGCGCGTGATTGCTTAGTAAGTTGGTGGGTGCTCTTCAATGTTCACAAGAAGTTCGGCACTTCGGGCAGCAGAAAGTTGATTGACCCTGTTGAACAAATCGTGCGGCGCGTAGTGAAGACTGTAAACGTCTTTGTGGTGGACATCAATGTGAGGGTTGGTAAGGGTACCATTTCGGAGGGGTTCACAATGATTGTCACCATCTACGATGCACAGAGGAGGTCGCAGTCAGTTCATATGATTCGTAGCTTGGCTGAAGAATCCGCGAAGCGAAATACGTTAAACGGTTTACTGTTTGGAGAAGGGACTTCCGCTATCTCACTATTTGTCCCAACAGATCGTACAAAGTCATCACAACTCCTCGCGTTCGCGCGTAGCTGCAGGCCTTCATGCCCTTTCTTTGTAACGGAACCGTCGAGCTTGACGCCCTTCTTCTCTGGGGCCCCGGTGACTGATGGCCTCAGCGAGCAAAGTGACCCGCGCTCCACTTGGGCACTGATTCGTACCAACTGCTTCGCCCAGTGTCCTGGTAGGAGGTTGGAGGAGGTGCTAGACAGAAAGTTGTTGCAGGGGTTTACAGCGGTCGCCAACAGGTTGTACTCTGACCGCCTGCATCGTGTCTCACCGGCACTGATGTCGGCCGCGAGTAGCATTCCCCTACGTGAGGAACCGCGTGTTGCATGGGAGCGCGTCGCCAGTCTTGTTGAAGAAGAGCGCAAAAACCCCGTTGCACACGTAAACAAGTCTGCCTTCCTCAATAATGTGACCATCACTGACGCCGAGGTTGTCTTCCGTCTGCAGCAGTGGCACTCGACGATATATGAAAGTCCCGACCGTCTGGAGCGGGAGCGAGAGGCACTAGAGGGTCTCCAGCGGTACTTGGTCGTAGATCTTGAAACTACAACGGTACGGCGTTACAAACGTGTTGCGAATCCTTTCACCAAGGAGAACTATGTTGTGCTCTCCGGTGCCCGCGACTACAGGGGACAAGTTTTCATGCCCAGCCGCTACTACAGCCGGAACGTTGCACTGCGTTATGACGATTTGCATGTTACCAGCACCCACTCTTTGGTTAAGGGTTCGTCTAAGCACTCTCTATTTTTACCACCATTGGATGACTACGACGTTCTTGTTGGGCACAACATCAAATTCGACTTGCTGCATATGTGGAGAGATGTGGAGCTGAGGCGTTTTTTGAAGCGCGGTGGCAAAATATGGGACACCATGTATGCCGAGTACCTTCTGACCGGTCACGAGGTGAAACTGGGTCACGGTGCAGGTTTAGAGGAGGTGGCGAAATCATACGGTGGTCAGACACCAAAACTGGATGCTGTGAAGCAAGCGTGGTCGTCGGGAAAAGACACGTGCGAAATACCGTACCGCACTTTGACGCAATATTTGCACGGTGATTTGGAGAACACAGAACTTATTTTCAAGAAACATATAGAACGAGCACTCGCGCAGAGGCAGGTGGTCATCATATTAGCTCGCATGGATGGACTTTTGTGCACTACCGAGATGGAATACAACGGACTGAAGACAAACGTGCAGCTGGCCTTGTCGCAAAGCAATGAGCTGATGTGCAAAGTGAAGGAGCTACGAAGGCATCTGGACAATTCGATACCGAAAGAGATATCTATCGACTGCCGGAAATATTTCAACTGGGCGTCTAACCAACATCttattgccttttttttcggtgggAAGCTGAAGTTGAGCACTAATGCACGCGAGAGCAGGCTCCTTCCTGGTGAGGTATTTGAACGCCACACGCTTTATGCTCGTCCAGAGGACTATGATAAGACTGAGTTCCCCAAGGGTGTCTTCTTGCGGCCCCCAGTGTATGTAGTCGGGCCCGCCGACTGTCTCATGGCCACTGGTGTATCACTCGACAAAGGAACCAAATTCTTCAAAATGTATTTCGAGGCATACGTGAAACAAGCTGGTTTTAGGAAGAGTTCTTCCGTGACGGACTCTCTTAGACGTGCGATGGTTTCTGTTTCACGCATCGACCAGGAGAAGTGCAGCAACCCAGATGCACTTGTTAATTTGTTGCCGAAGCGCCacctgtttttgtttgctgcctTCACGCCCACAAGCGATGGGACAATAAGTAAGTTATTCCTCAAGAATGCGATAACCGGGGAATCTCTGACCATTGCAGGAGATTGTGCGAACAAAGTGGAGCGACTGCGTGCTTTCATGGAGGGGCAGGTGGAAGCGCACACAGAGATGCTTGTCGATGCGGACGGAGACGGCAGCGCCCCAGCAAATAACAACGCATTCGCCGATGCCCACATTACGATCTTAGCTAGGGATGCTCCCTTTTCGTGTGCACGGTTGCTGCATTCAGACGAAGGGATCAGCGCGTACCTGTCGTTACACGATGGCCTCAATCCCCAGGAAGATGTTGGGCAACGCTATGTCATCACTCTGGCGGATACTGTTTCCACGCTGTCGTACTACCGATATATGTACGGATCTGATACGGAGGCAGCATACGCCGATAAAACAAAGGTTGATGAGTCGAAGTTGGTGGTGCCTATGAAGGCTCTTCCCCGGCCGTGCTCGTCAAGAGGTGCGACCTCAGAGGCATTCAAGAAGAAGCTTGTACAGGAAGCCGCAATGAAACCGGAAGATTGGTGCAATTTGTATATTGacattttccttcacatCGGGCATGCTGCTCTTTGCCGCGAATCGCTTGAAACAGAGGCTGGGTCGAAGAAGGCGCGCAAGTCcaagggaaaaggtggaaTTAGGACACCCGGTGATCTACCGATTCTTCTCCGCGAGCGTAGCGCTTTTATCGGCTACTACAACTCTCTTCCGGACGATGAACGCAAGAAACTAGCCCTCATGACTATGCTCGGGAGGACCTGTGGTACTGCCTTTGATGCCTTTGCAGTAATGTGCTCGCATGATGACATAGTGGAGGTTAATATTGGGGGTCGCTTAAATCAGTATGTTCCCAGCCAACTTGACGCAGAGCAGGTGATGCGCAAGTTTAGGAGCCCGACGACGCGTCAGTTGCAGGTGGGGGAGGACTCACTTACGTACTTCAAGAAAACTCATGGGGATAAAACTGCTGAGACGATTTTGGAATTACGGGCCATGGAAAAACTCATTGGTACATACTACGAGAACACTGACGATGGAACAGGAATGGTTTCACTTGTGCACGATGATGACAGTTGCATACACCACGAGCTAATACACAATAAGACTAACACTGGTCGATTGGCGAGTGCAAATCCGAACTGCCAGAACATTCCCAAGGAGGATAAATCACCGTTGCGTGAAATGTTTGTCAGCCGTTATGGCGAAAAGGGAATGTGTATTGAGGCAGATTATTCACAGCTTGAAGTCGTCGCATTGGCTGTTCTTGCGAATGATCAGCAAATGTTGGAGGATCTTCGGTCTAATGTGGATTTCCACTGCAAACGTGTTGCGATGATGCGTCCCGACCTGCAATATACTGAGATTCTCAAGAAGGCAAAGAAGGACAAAGAACCGGAGTTTGTTAAGTTGCGTCAGCAAGCAAaaatcttttccttccaacGACAGTATGGTGCCGGGGTTAAGATGATCAGCGAGAGTACTGGGTTAACGCAGGACCAAGTGCGCCATTTGATcgaaaaggagagggagaCTTACCGCGGGGTGGATGTCTTCAACAGTATGGTTGCTCTATCTGCTAATAAGTTCGATGCCTCGCTGCAAAATGGCTCTCGAAATGTCCGAGGGCACCAGATTTTCAAGGGCATGTTCCCTGTCATCACGGGTAGCCGATACATCTTCACGGAGTCCGATGTGCCAGAGGGACTACTCCGAAACAAGTCACTCGCCGTCAAATCAACTAATTTTTCTCCAACACACCTTAAGAATTACCCAGTGCAAGGGTTTGCCGGTGAGATTGTGCAAATTATGCTTGGGGTGTTGTGGCGCCACTTCCTTCGGAAGGACAACTACGGGGGGTTAGCTGTACTAATCAACACCGTGCACGACTGCGTATGGATTGACTGCCACATGGATGTGTTGCAAGACGTTGTCTTGGAAACTGATGGAATTATGAGTAGCGTACGCGATGTCCTGAATCGTCTTTACCCTGAGATGGAGGTGTCTGTGGACTTCCCCTGTGATGTCGTCGCAGGAGAAAACATGGGCGCCCTGCGCCCCGTTGTCATTGAGGAGACACTGTGA
- a CDS encoding squalene monooxygenase, putative: MEAAIIGSVVFLAVTVTFLFVLFDHAVSGVRLKEARLNYDYDVIIVGGSIAGPVMAKALADQNRRVLLLERSLFTKPNRIVGELLQPGGMDVLRKLGMDECAKSVGMPCHGYVVLDERGDEIRLPYAAGLQGFSFHFGDLVNNLRKYVWQNCQPAVTMLEATVTEVLVERVAPCVNRAYGVVYTTAAEYNVPESPFTGAPPSRTDSTSMSEEVQKTATAPLIIMCDGGSSKFKAMYQHYDPAANYHSHFVGLIIRNARLPQEGYGTVFFGKKGPILSYRLDPNELRVLVDYNKPALPSLVEQSRWLSEEIAPCLPSNMREDFIKAAQSTQNIRSMPIAFYPATFPSIRGYVGIGDHANQRHPLTGGGMTCAFSDAFLLAEKLLEIKEMRSSDVVEMADIEDSIQNAIVSYARGRVVHSSSINILSWALYAVFGTRLLRNACLEYFARGGECVSAPMALLAGVDHSPQRLLWHYTRVMFNGALNLATLSGPRNCRGKDTPSFGRRCINAATFFVSPFRVLEALYLLIAAACVAVPVAYSEFVSIWRLINPTGFLSSIYKTVRVAVCRSLLNGRKRKPIGL; encoded by the coding sequence atggAGGCGGCCATTATTGGATCAGTTGTTTTCCTAGCGGTAACGGTAACATTCCTCTTTGTTCTGTTTGATCATGCTGTATCCGGTGTCCGGTTGAAGGAAGCGCGCCTAAACTATGACTATGATGTTATCATTGTTGGGGGAAGTATCGCGGGACCAGTCATGGCTAAGGCTCTCGCAGACCAAAACCGCCGTGTGCTGCTACTCGAGAGGTCACTTTTCACTAAACCAAACCGTATTGTGGGGGAACTCCTTCAACCTGGAGGTATGGATGTGTTGAGGAAATTAGGCATGGACGAATGCGCTAAATCCGTTGGAATGCCTTGCCATGGTTATGTTGTTCTGGATGAACGTGGCGATGAAATACGGCTACCGTATGCTGCTGGCCTTCAGGGgttctcttttcattttggGGATTTGGTGAACAATTTACGAAAGTACGTGTGGCAGAACTGTCAGCCAGCCGTCACGATGCTTGAAGCCACGGTAACAGAGGTCCTCGTGGAGCGAGTTGCTCCATGTGTGAACAGGGCCTACGGCGTTGTCTACACCACGGCAGCCGAGTATAACGTTCCAGAGTCACCTTTTACGGGCGCGCCACCCTCGAGAACGGATTCTACAAGCATGTCGGAGGAGGTGCAAAAAACTGCAACAGCTCCTCTCATTATTATGTGTGACGGCGGTTCGTCAAAGTTCAAAGCTATGTATCAACACTACGACCCTGCAGCCAACTACCACTCGCACTTCGTTGGTCTCATCATACGTAATGCTCGTCTTCCCCAAGAAGGATACGGAACCGTTTTCTTTGGGAAAAAAGGACCCATTCTTTCGTACCGCTTAGATCCTAACGAGCTTCGTGTTCTCGTTGACTACAACAAACCAGCGTTACCATCGTTGGTGGAGCAAAGCCGCTGGCTATCCGAGGAAATCGCGCCATGCCTTCCTTCCAACATGCGAGAGGATTTTATTAAGGCAGCACAGAGTACCCAAAACATTCGATCCATGCCAATTGCCTTTTATCCCGCCACTTTTCCTTCTATCAGGGGTTACGTGGGGATCGGAGACCATGCCAATCAACGACACCCCCTTACGGGTGGGGGCATGACATGTGCATTCAGTGATGCATTTCTTTTAGCGGAGAAACTCCTCGAAATCAAGGAGATGCGCAGCTCCGACGTTGTGGAGATGGCCGATATTGAAGACAGTATCCAAAATGCTATCGTGAGCTATGCGCGTGGGCGCGTGGTGCACAGCTCCAGTATTAATATCTTATCGTGGGCACTGTATGCTGTTTTTGGCACCCGTTTGCTCCGCAATGCCTGCTTGGAATACTTCGCACGCGGTGGTGAGTGCGTTTCCGCTCCGATGGCATTGTTGGCTGGTGTGGATCACAGCCCACAGCGGCTACTGTGGCATTACACCAGAGTCATGTTTAATGGTGCACTGAACCTCGCCACGTTAAGTGGTCCCCGCAACTGTCGCGGTAAGGATACTCCCAGTTTCGGTAGAAGGTGCATTAATGCTGCTACATTCTTTGTATCTCCGTTTCGGGTCCTTGAGGCACTTTATCTTCTGATCGCGGCTGCATGTGTTGCAGTGCCGGTGGCGTACAGTGAATTCGTTTCCATCTGGCGGTTGATAAATCCAACGGGGTTTCTTTCGTCTATTTACAAGACCGTCCGAGTTGCTGTGTGTCGTTCGCTACTCAacgggaggaaaaggaagccaATTGGTTTGTGA